The genome window TTCCACATCCTTGCCATTTGCAGCAGCTTGAGATTAGGAGCAGATGTGGCATCTTCTGGAAACACATAGTCCCAGTATTCCTCCCAGCCAGCATCAGCCCCGTCGTCTCGATATAGCTTGCGTTTCTTTTTCACCCTTCGAGGCATCTTCTTTTGTACAACCTCAAGAGAGTTCTGGTCACCTTTTGTTTTCTCAAAGTCTCTCCAAGCCTCCAAAAGCATCGACCGTTCTTCTCCATTGCTAGTATTTTTGAGAGTATTGTTCGCTCGTTCGTAAACTTTTCTGCCATTCTCAACACTATCGTCAGATTCTGTTGACCCCTCGAATTTGGCATAACTCAACCAGACCTTGATGTGCTGTGTCCGCTCCAGAAGTCGCTCATACAATCCACATACATTTTGGAACTCCTCCTGATCAACTTCAAAGTCAATGTAGGCCTTCCACAGTAGCTCTGGCATATCCATCATCGGTTGGTTGATAGCAAGTTCGAAGATGGCTCTGGCACGTTCCACATCACCAAGGATCGTCTCAACTTCCGAATACTTTATCCAGGTACTGCAGTTGGCTGGATTGAATTCCAAGAATTTCTCGTAGAGTTTGCGACATCGATCAAACTCTCTCAATTGAAGCTCCAACTCGATATAGCCACGAAACAGCTTTGGCTTAGGGCACTTTCCAATGGCTGATCCAAGAGCCTTTCTAGCAGCAGTGACTTCTTTCTGTCGAATTTCAAACTGAGCATACATCAGCCAAATTTTGGTGAAAGTGAACTTTGAGTGTGGGATGATTTCCAGGCAGGCTCGGTACACTTGTCGTGTGCGATCCATATCTTTAGCTGTGAGCTCTTCGTAGAGGGCATAGTAAATCCAGAGATAGACATAACGTCGCCAAAATCGCTTCTCTTGAGACGGGGGAATATTTGCAATACTCCTCTCGTACACTTCACGGATCATTTCTTGAGAGCCTTCAGTTTCCATGAGCCGAATATAGTCGAACCAAGCATCGTAATTCATCGGATTGGCTTTCACCTCTTCTTCGTATTGGAACTTCCGTTTGCTAATAATCACATCCTCGATACCGGCACGATCTCCAAACTTCTTCTCGAAGCGTGTGTAAACCTTAAACAGATCCTGGGCGTTCTGCTTTGGGATTATGTCCAGAGCGTGTTTGTAGATGACCCGAGCTCGTTCGTACTCTCGTGCATTCTCTTCGAATCGGGCAAAAGCAATGTACAGAAATTCGTCCAAGTGATCGTCACCAAAGAACTCTGTGGCTCTCTCAAACACATTCCTAGCGTTGGATAGAAACCCATTCTGCTCTTCAAAGCGTGCATATCGAGTCCAATTTTTGATCTCGGGGTGGATTTGAATAAACCTCTCGTAGATGTGTCGTGCTCGATCAACCTCTTTGTATCGCATCTCCATCTTGATGAACGAGAACCACGCCTGCTCTTCCGGTTCCCATTCCATCCAGCGCTCAAACACCTGCACAGAGGTGGAGGACACATTGTGGTGTAAAATGCGTACAATCCAGATACCATTACTTTTACCGCACCTGTCTAGCTCCGGCAATATTCCCCAGCATCTCCTCcatgtacgtgtacttatACCAGAACTGGTTGGCCCTCGGTAGAATGGTCACTGCCCTGTCCCAGATATTCCTGGCATGGTTGACCTGCTTGTGCTTCATCTCCATCTCTGCATACCTCAGCCAGATCGTCACGCTTCGATGGTCCACGTCTAGTCCTCTCTCGTACACAGAGCGAGCACGCTCATACTGGTTCTGAGTCTCCTCCCAAGCTGCATACTTGACCCAATTCTTGACCATCGTTCGATTCTTTCGTATGTCGTCTTCGAATTCTTTTCGTTTTTGCATTTGTAACGCGGCCAACTCTCCGGGATCGGTGACCTTCTGTCTGGGTGCGGATGGTGGTTTCTCGAGTTTAGTAGCAGCGGCTTCCTGTAGGAGCTGCTCTGCTGTGATTTGGATCTCCGCAGGCATTTTGTTCTTGACCTTGGTGAACTTGGGGAGCCTGGCTTTCTTAGCAGGAGGGGGCTCCATGGTCACAGCCCTTGTCGATATGCTTATACGACAAAGGTACGTACGTGGCGATATGGTAGGTGCTAGGCGCTAGGCTAGGCGGCTAGCTTGCTTGCTTGCACGTACGTTCTTTTCCAATAAATCAGCACCTTCTTAATACTTTGACCTTTAGCATGTGTGTGAAGCCTAAAAACATGGAGACAAGCTTTGTATAGTAGTACAGTAATGGCAGACAGAGGGAAGAAAGGGTCACTCCCTTGGGGCTTGAGTAAAGATGGCTTGAAACCAAATTCAGTCCAGGTGAATACAAATACAATACGGTACTTATTAATTTGAGAGCGACATGACACATTATCTGAATCACATTCCTTCTccccgtacacacacacactcttccCCAGTCGATCTCCAAGTCGAAACTGGCTGCGTTCAGTATGGGGATGATGAACCCTCTCAAGAGAGCGGCTATCAAAAAAAAGGATGAGAAAAAGCTAGACAAGAAGATGGTATGTGGAGCGTAACCCCATGATATCACAACACAGGGTTCTTATTTTCTCACTGCTTATGTATTTCTCCTTAAGTgtatgcacatacatgtaggtacccaagtgtacacactgtacagtaggtgaaatgtgtgcattgtgtgcattgtgtatgTAGGCTGAGGCCAAAGAGACAGCTGAGGTGT of Halichondria panicea chromosome 9, odHalPani1.1, whole genome shotgun sequence contains these proteins:
- the LOC135341736 gene encoding crooked neck-like protein 1, with product MEPPPAKKARLPKFTKVKNKMPAEIQITAEQLLQEAAATKLEKPPSAPRQKVTDPGELAALQMQKRKEFEDDIRKNRTMVKNWVKYAAWEETQNQYERARSVYERGLDVDHRSVTIWLRYAEMEMKHKQVNHARNIWDRAVTILPRANQFWYKYTYMEEMLGNIAGARQVFERWMEWEPEEQAWFSFIKMEMRYKEVDRARHIYERFIQIHPEIKNWTRYARFEEQNGFLSNARNVFERATEFFGDDHLDEFLYIAFARFEENAREYERARVIYKHALDIIPKQNAQDLFKVYTRFEKKFGDRAGIEDVIISKRKFQYEEEVKANPMNYDAWFDYIRLMETEGSQEMIREVYERSIANIPPSQEKRFWRRYVYLWIYYALYEELTAKDMDRTRQVYRACLEIIPHSKFTFTKIWLMYAQFEIRQKEVTAARKALGSAIGKCPKPKLFRGYIELELQLREFDRCRKLYEKFLEFNPANCSTWIKYSEVETILGDVERARAIFELAINQPMMDMPELLWKAYIDFEVDQEEFQNVCGLYERLLERTQHIKVWLSYAKFEGSTESDDSVENGRKVYERANNTLKNTSNGEERSMLLEAWRDFEKTKGDQNSLEVVQKKMPRRVKKKRKLYRDDGADAGWEEYWDYVFPEDATSAPNLKLLQMARMWKQTKDDSGSESGGEVEKVDDADTDNSDSDSSGEN